The region GCTCGGCGAACGCGATCGGTCTATAGCCGATCGATTGGTGCGCGAGATCGTCGGCCGTCTACGTTTTTTGACTCGGGTCGGTTTGGACTACTTAAGTCTCGACCGAAGCTCGGCCACGCTTTCCGGCGGCGAAGCTCAAAGAGTCCGGCTGGCGACCGAAATTGGATCGCGGCTCGTGGGAGTACTCTACATTCTCGATGAACCGAGCGTCGGACTTCATCCGCGGGACAATGCGCGCCTGCTCGATCTTCTGCGGGAGCTTAAAGATCTCGGCAACACCGTGCTGGTGGTGGAGCATGACCGTGAGACTGTTCTGGCCGCGGATCACGTCGTCGATTTGGGGCCGGGGGCTGGAGTCAACGGCGGCGAAGTCGTGGCGCAGGGATCGCCGCAGCAAATCATCGAAACCGAAGGGTCGCTTACGGGCCAATATCTTTCCGGCCGTCTGAAGATTCAGGTTCCTACGCGCCGGCGCAAAGGCAACGGCAAAGCCTTGATCGTAAAAGGCGCGCGGCAGCACAACCTAAAAGGGATTACCGCCGAGTTCTCCCTCGGCGCTATGACCTGCGTGACCGGCGTTTCGGGTTCGGGAAAAAGCAGCCTCGTCCTCGACACGCTTTATAGCGCGCTTGACAAACATCTGACCGACGCGGAACCAACGGCCGGATTCTCCGGGGAGCTGATCGGTTGCGAGCACATCGACAAGGTCGTCAGCGTCGATCAGAGCCCGATCGGGCGCACGCCGCGCTCGAATCCGGCAACCTATACGGGTCTGTTTCCTCATATCCGCGATCTCTTCGCTCAACTTCCCGAAGCGAGAGTGCGGGGTTTCGGACCCGGCAGATTCTCTTTCAATGCTAAAGGAGGGCGGTGCGAAGCGTGCGGCGGGGACGGCATGATCAGGATCGAGATGCACTTTCTTCCGGACGCATTCGTTACCTGCGAGGTCTGCCGCGGCCGCCGATTCAACCGCGAGACTCTGGAGGTGTTATACAAGGGCAGAAGCATCGCCGACGTCCTGGATCTGACCGTCAATCAGGCGCTGGAGTTCCTCGGTAATTTCCCCGCGATTCGCCGCAAATTGGAAACGCTTCGCGACGTCGGCATGGGTTACGTTCGTCTGGGTCAGGCAGCCACGACTCTATCCGGCGGCGAGGCGCAGCGAATCAAGCTGGCACGGGAGTTGAGCAAGAGGTCCACCGGCAAAACGCTCTATATACTAGACGAGCCCACGACGGGCCTTCACTTCGACGACATCAGGAAGTTGCTCGAAGTGCTCAGTCGTCTAACGGATGCCGGCAACACGGTTGTGGTCATCGAACATAACCTCGAGGTGATCAAAGCGGCCGACTTTGTGTTGGATTTGGGTCCGGAGGGCGGCAAAGACGGCGGCGAGATCGTGGCCTTCGGCACGCCCGAGGAAATCGCCCTAGTGGAAAAGTCGCATACCGGGCGATATTTGAACGACATTTTGACTCATTGAGCGGGCTTTTTGCCGTCCAAAACCGCTCTTTAAAATTCGAAAAGAATCATTAACTTAGTACCGGTTGACAGCAAAAATAGCTTGCTATATGGTTAAAGCAGACCTAAAAGGTCTGAAATGCCTTAGCGATGGCTTGTGGGTGTAAATAATAATGCAGGTCCCTATTTATTTGGATAACCACTCGACAACGCGGGTCGACGGCCGCGTTTTGGAGGCCATGCTGCCGTATTTTACGGAAAAGTTCGGCAACGCCGCCAGCCGCAATCATTGTTTCGGATGGGAAGCCGAGGCGGCGGTCGATGAAGCCCGCGGGGAGATAGCGCGGCTGATCGGCGCCTCTTCGCCTAAAGAAATCGTATTCACGAGCGGGGCGACGGAGTCGAACAATCTGGCGATCAAGGGTGTCGCGGAAGCTAACAAAGAGAAGGGAAACCATATCGTCACTTGCGCGACGGAGCACCGGGCGGTGCTGGACAGTTGCAAGTCTCTGGAGCGGCGCGGTTACAGCGTGACGTACCTGCCGGTGGAGCGCGATGGCTCGTTGGCTCTCGAAAGGCTTTCGGCCGCCATTACGGATAAGACGATCCTTGTCTCTATGATGGCGGCCAACAACGAGATCGGCACGATTCATCCGCTGAAGAAGATCGGGGAGGTAGTCAAAGAAAGGGGTGCTATTTTTCATTCGGACGGCGCGCAAGCCGTGGGGAAAATTCCTCTGAACGTGGAAGAAATGGGCATCGATCTGCTCTCGATTTCGGCCCATAAGATGTACGGCCCGAAAGGAGTCGGCGCTTTGTACGTCCGGTCCAGGCGCCCCAAGGTTCCTCTCAGCGCGATCATTGACGGCGGCGGCCACGAGCAGGGACTGCGGTCGGGCACGCTGAACGTTCCCGGCGTCGTCGGATTCGGCAAGGCGTGCGAGATCGCGCGACAGGAGTTGTCACAGGAGGCGGTGCGTCTGATCGAATTAAGGGAACGGCTCAAGGACGGAATCTTGAGCCGCTTGGATGAAGTGTACGTCAACGGCGATCCGGGCCGGCGCTTGCCGGGAAACATGAATCTGAGCTTCGCCTACGTGGAAGGCGAGTCGCTGATGATGGCGCTGAAGGACATCGCTCTTTCTTCCGGCTCGGCGTGTACCTCTGCCAGTCTCGAGCCGTCGCACGTGCTGCGCGCGCTCCGGCTGCGCGACGATCTGGTGCATTCTTCGATCCGCTTCGGCATTGGACGGTTCAATACTCAAGAAGAAATCGATTATACGATCGACCGCGTCACAAAGGAGGTAACAAGGTTGCGCAAGCTTTCGCCGCACTACGAAGCGGCAAAGCGAAAGGAGCTCAAGACGGATCTCAGAGCCCAGGCGAGGGAGGTATCATAATTGTGGTTGCAGGAGTCAGCATAACGGAGCGCGCCGCGGAGAAAATCAAGCAGCTCCAGGCGGCGGAGAACAAAGATAGCCAGGGACTGCGCCTCAAGGTCGTCGGCGGGGGCTGCTCGGGCCTTCAATACAAGATGGACCTGGACCTGCAGAAACCCGGCGACCGAGTCTTCGAAAAGGACGGGGCGAAGGTGCTGGTGGATATGAAAAGCCTTCTCTATCTCAACGGCACAGAGCTCGATTACAAGGAAGAGCTGATGCAATCCGGATTTGTATTTCA is a window of Candidatus Binatia bacterium DNA encoding:
- the uvrA gene encoding excinuclease ABC subunit UvrA; this translates as MPGKIVIRGARQHNLKNIDLEIPRDRLVVITGVSGSGKSSLAFNTLYAEGQRRYVESLSAYARQFLQQMERPDVDAIEGLSPAIAIEQHGAGRNPRSTVGTVTEIYDYLKLLFAWVGKPHCYKCGREISAYTVQQIVDRLLALPPQTQLNILAPIAVDGNADARKKLGALAKAGFARVKIDSKVNDLSGEIAVTENAVHVIELIVDRIVLRDGIEKRLADSLETAYRYGSDVLKIEIAGGTGNNKEELIFSQKAVCVRCGVSYPELTPQLFSFNSPEGACPDCAGLGRRIGRGKNSADPADSDYLGAALCPTCNGMRLKQESLHVLIAGKNIGDLTAAPIGEALEFFTRLELGERDRSIADRLVREIVGRLRFLTRVGLDYLSLDRSSATLSGGEAQRVRLATEIGSRLVGVLYILDEPSVGLHPRDNARLLDLLRELKDLGNTVLVVEHDRETVLAADHVVDLGPGAGVNGGEVVAQGSPQQIIETEGSLTGQYLSGRLKIQVPTRRRKGNGKALIVKGARQHNLKGITAEFSLGAMTCVTGVSGSGKSSLVLDTLYSALDKHLTDAEPTAGFSGELIGCEHIDKVVSVDQSPIGRTPRSNPATYTGLFPHIRDLFAQLPEARVRGFGPGRFSFNAKGGRCEACGGDGMIRIEMHFLPDAFVTCEVCRGRRFNRETLEVLYKGRSIADVLDLTVNQALEFLGNFPAIRRKLETLRDVGMGYVRLGQAATTLSGGEAQRIKLARELSKRSTGKTLYILDEPTTGLHFDDIRKLLEVLSRLTDAGNTVVVIEHNLEVIKAADFVLDLGPEGGKDGGEIVAFGTPEEIALVEKSHTGRYLNDILTH
- a CDS encoding IscS subfamily cysteine desulfurase; its protein translation is MQVPIYLDNHSTTRVDGRVLEAMLPYFTEKFGNAASRNHCFGWEAEAAVDEARGEIARLIGASSPKEIVFTSGATESNNLAIKGVAEANKEKGNHIVTCATEHRAVLDSCKSLERRGYSVTYLPVERDGSLALERLSAAITDKTILVSMMAANNEIGTIHPLKKIGEVVKERGAIFHSDGAQAVGKIPLNVEEMGIDLLSISAHKMYGPKGVGALYVRSRRPKVPLSAIIDGGGHEQGLRSGTLNVPGVVGFGKACEIARQELSQEAVRLIELRERLKDGILSRLDEVYVNGDPGRRLPGNMNLSFAYVEGESLMMALKDIALSSGSACTSASLEPSHVLRALRLRDDLVHSSIRFGIGRFNTQEEIDYTIDRVTKEVTRLRKLSPHYEAAKRKELKTDLRAQAREVS
- a CDS encoding iron-sulfur cluster assembly accessory protein, producing MVAGVSITERAAEKIKQLQAAENKDSQGLRLKVVGGGCSGLQYKMDLDLQKPGDRVFEKDGAKVLVDMKSLLYLNGTELDYKEELMQSGFVFQNPNVKRSCGCGTSFTV